A window of the Methanoregula sp. genome harbors these coding sequences:
- a CDS encoding acetyl-CoA decarbonylase/synthase complex subunit delta yields MGFDLNFGWSDTITEVVLGATKTDGGTRRISYRIGGGKTLPFLERIPGSSAPLIAFEICDNPQYWSPIVRNYCGDIVNDCGKWAFTADSVYGADMIRLYLTSTRQRDFSDIASVGKTVETVLSGTSLPLIIEGSNEPKIDSEVFLKCGEAGQGERLLLGTAEAGRYRSIAAAAMAYNHSVIAQSPIDVNLAKQLNILLKEIGVLRDHIIIDPYTGSLGYGFEYSYSAMERIRFAALKGDADLAMPIICSAIDTLTVKEVREADPAIQDDIAVQWEFTTGLAAAAAGSEIICVRHPRTIPLLRKAFASLNAGKTAAGEV; encoded by the coding sequence ATGGGATTTGATCTGAATTTTGGCTGGAGTGACACGATTACCGAAGTAGTGCTCGGCGCCACAAAAACAGACGGGGGCACCCGGAGAATTTCTTACCGGATTGGAGGGGGAAAAACACTTCCCTTTCTTGAACGGATACCGGGTTCTTCTGCCCCGCTCATCGCCTTTGAGATCTGCGATAATCCCCAGTACTGGTCCCCGATTGTCAGGAACTACTGCGGGGATATAGTAAATGATTGCGGGAAATGGGCATTTACAGCAGATTCTGTCTATGGGGCAGACATGATCCGCCTGTACCTGACCAGCACCCGGCAACGGGATTTTTCCGATATCGCATCCGTAGGAAAAACCGTAGAAACCGTTTTATCCGGCACCAGCCTGCCCCTTATTATTGAGGGAAGCAATGAACCAAAAATTGACAGCGAGGTGTTCCTGAAATGCGGAGAAGCCGGCCAGGGAGAACGCCTCCTTTTGGGAACTGCTGAAGCGGGCAGGTACCGGAGCATTGCTGCTGCTGCCATGGCCTACAACCATTCGGTGATTGCACAGTCCCCTATTGATGTCAATCTGGCAAAACAGCTCAACATCCTGTTAAAGGAGATTGGGGTTTTACGGGACCACATCATTATCGATCCGTACACCGGATCGTTAGGCTACGGTTTTGAGTATTCCTATTCGGCAATGGAGCGAATCCGATTCGCAGCACTGAAAGGCGATGCCGATCTTGCCATGCCGATCATCTGTTCTGCAATCGACACCCTGACGGTAAAGGAAGTCCGTGAAGCAGACCCCGCGATTCAGGACGATATCGCTGTCCAATGGGAATTTACCACCGGACTTGCCGCTGCCGCTGCCGGTTCAGAAATCATCTGCGTGCGGCATCCCCGAACAATTCCCCTGCTCAGGAAAGCGTTCGCCAGCCTTAATGCCGGAAAAACGGCGGCAGGGGAGGTATAA
- the acsB gene encoding acetyl-CoA decarbonylase/synthase complex subunit alpha/beta gives MTDVELAKKNGDLQLKTAIMKIQGTFSYEDTAYHLPISYALTGIPVHDSNASLDVFSRTQDNLLVASECILASKTALKGKEEAPFTGFIGDSIIRKLGYSLVDGSILGLALIVGSPQSAGSAAAICRELQEKYMLTFLAGPVVPSLSAAGVKLGLDYRLIPLGSNALYGVHFVDIIARVAMMFGGVTPGDIHRLIGYATERAKAIVIVLPGLSDEEIALVDGMRVLGFPILSLGEYSGGVWISATPQDIVSKGMELKGIRVNVTAIPIPMGCSPAFEGKSIRKEEMYVEFGGGRSPAFELLRMKNADEITDGQVTVIGPEIDSLKEGSANPLAIIIEVAGKTMKKDYEPVLERRIHNFVNYGEGSWHVAQRDLIWVRLSKEAVAKGVKIEHLGKLLASKFRMDFPQLLDAVSVTLITDKEKVLAAKKEAERVYDERDARIKDMRDGDVSTYYSCTLCQTFAPNHVCVITPERPALCGAISWLDGKIAFEISPAGANQPIEKGSVINAQNGEFEGVNRFVRKASHGEVDRCSLYSVMEYPMTCCGCFECIALMLPEVNGIMVVNREFKGLTPSGMSFSTLAGTIGGGAQTPGFAGISKGYILSDRFLQGEGGIERLVWMPAQLKEELKPRLVKILADQGRPDLFDKIADETQAATIEDLMVYLESVKHPALTMKPLV, from the coding sequence ATGACCGACGTTGAGTTGGCCAAAAAAAATGGCGACCTGCAATTAAAAACAGCAATAATGAAAATTCAGGGAACATTTTCCTATGAGGATACTGCCTATCACCTCCCCATATCCTACGCACTTACTGGCATACCGGTACATGACAGTAATGCATCGCTGGATGTTTTTTCCCGTACGCAGGATAACTTACTCGTTGCGTCGGAATGCATTCTTGCAAGTAAGACTGCACTTAAGGGTAAAGAAGAGGCGCCCTTCACAGGTTTTATTGGCGATAGTATAATCCGGAAACTCGGGTATTCTCTTGTTGACGGAAGTATCCTTGGCCTTGCCCTGATTGTCGGATCACCCCAAAGTGCCGGTTCTGCTGCAGCCATCTGCCGCGAACTCCAGGAAAAATATATGCTCACGTTCCTTGCCGGCCCGGTCGTACCTTCTTTATCTGCTGCCGGTGTAAAACTGGGTCTTGACTATCGTCTTATCCCCCTCGGTTCAAATGCGTTGTATGGTGTGCACTTTGTTGATATCATTGCACGTGTAGCCATGATGTTTGGTGGGGTTACCCCCGGGGATATACACCGGCTTATCGGGTATGCAACGGAACGTGCGAAGGCCATTGTTATCGTTCTTCCCGGTCTTTCCGATGAAGAAATTGCACTTGTCGATGGTATGAGAGTGCTTGGGTTTCCCATCCTGTCGCTGGGAGAATATTCTGGAGGCGTATGGATTTCTGCAACTCCCCAGGATATTGTCAGCAAAGGCATGGAATTAAAAGGCATTCGTGTCAATGTGACAGCCATCCCCATTCCCATGGGTTGCTCACCCGCCTTTGAAGGAAAAAGTATCCGGAAAGAGGAAATGTATGTAGAGTTTGGTGGAGGCAGATCACCGGCGTTTGAACTGCTGCGGATGAAAAATGCAGATGAGATCACTGACGGGCAGGTAACGGTTATTGGTCCCGAGATCGATTCCCTGAAAGAAGGATCTGCAAACCCGCTCGCAATTATCATTGAAGTTGCCGGCAAAACCATGAAAAAAGATTATGAACCGGTTCTCGAGAGAAGAATTCATAATTTTGTCAATTACGGTGAAGGATCATGGCATGTAGCCCAGCGGGATCTCATCTGGGTCAGGTTATCGAAAGAAGCCGTAGCAAAAGGCGTGAAGATCGAGCATCTCGGCAAACTTCTCGCAAGCAAGTTCCGCATGGATTTTCCCCAGTTGCTGGATGCCGTATCGGTCACGCTCATAACAGATAAGGAAAAAGTACTGGCAGCAAAGAAGGAAGCAGAACGGGTCTATGATGAGCGGGATGCCCGCATCAAGGACATGCGTGATGGCGATGTCAGCACCTATTATTCCTGCACGCTCTGCCAGACATTTGCGCCGAACCATGTCTGCGTGATCACCCCCGAGCGCCCTGCCTTGTGCGGGGCCATCAGCTGGCTGGACGGTAAAATAGCGTTCGAGATATCACCTGCCGGTGCAAACCAGCCAATCGAGAAAGGATCGGTGATCAATGCCCAGAACGGTGAATTTGAGGGGGTCAACCGGTTTGTCAGGAAAGCCAGCCATGGAGAAGTTGACCGGTGCTCGCTCTACAGCGTAATGGAATACCCGATGACCTGTTGCGGGTGTTTTGAATGCATTGCCCTGATGCTTCCGGAGGTAAACGGGATCATGGTGGTGAACCGGGAATTCAAAGGACTGACGCCTTCGGGCATGTCGTTTTCCACCCTTGCCGGTACAATCGGTGGCGGTGCACAGACACCGGGATTTGCAGGAATTTCAAAAGGGTATATCCTGTCAGACCGGTTCTTACAAGGTGAAGGTGGCATCGAACGCCTTGTCTGGATGCCCGCACAACTTAAAGAAGAACTCAAGCCGCGATTGGTGAAAATACTGGCCGATCAGGGCAGGCCGGACTTGTTTGACAAGATCGCTGATGAGACACAAGCAGCAACAATCGAAGATCTCATGGTATATCTTGAAAGTGTAAAACATCCGGCCCTGACCATGAAACCCCTGGTGTGA